ATCAATATTCTGGATTAGACAACAAATTACCTTTCTGGGTGTTTCTTGTAAACTATACTCCTGTTTGAATGTTAAACTTTGTTGCTAAAGTTTAATTTTAAGATGTTTGAATGTTCAGTTTATGTATTTGAACTACAATAAACCAACcctttttatatatctgtattGTATATGATTattgttacttaatttttaagagcttattttaacctgatttttaaaaaagcagcaaataGAATTTCGCACAAAGTAAGTTGACTCTAAATCTTAAGTATTACCTAGTTTTTAAAGGTTTGAATATAATTAGTATTTGCagtataaaaaggaaagaatttgtAGAGAATCATTTTGGTGCTCAAGTCTTTTTAGCAGTGCCTTATTGCCTCAAAGCAAGAAGatgctggggttttttttgtttttgtcctttgtacTGTATGATGGTTTGCACCTTTTTGGCATTCTTTCAACATGTGTGCGTCACACCATGAATCGGTTCCAAATTGATATATCTAGCTTTACCTCCCGAGTTGAAaacaaatctttttattttatcccCTCATAAATTGCTCACTTCAGAGTGCcacataaataaatgtttaagaaaatatatatattaatagaataatttattttccattatctTTTACCCACTATGATTGTAACAAATCCTAGAAAGAAGGAATACCAACAGATCTGTGtttgtatgttgtgtgtatagtCACAGACACACGCATTCACATTCATGTTATATAGTTCTTAGCTTAAATCTATTAAGTATCATAGAAATTTTGTGAACTCTGTATGTAGGAACCTGGCATTGATCAGACTAAGGTCTTCAGCTATAAAGTTGATAAACAggatatgttttttcttttaattcgtacaaaggatctcactgtctcctaggctggagtgtagtggtgccatcatagctcactgtaatgttgaactcctggtttcagtgatccttctgagtagctgagactgcaggaaTGCATTACCGCATtaccatgtctggcttttttttttttttttagaaatggtttcactctgttgcccaggctggtctcaaactcccggcctcaagccattctcccacctcagccacccaaagtgctaggattacaggtgtcaaccaccacacctggccttgttttgtttccttttttctctttctttgaagtTCATTTTATAAGTTCATTGAGTGATTTTTAAGTACTCTGAGGAATGAAACTGAAGTGCTTGCCAAGAGGAGCACAACTATAATGTAGTATGTAGAAATATGACTGTCTCACAAGGGTAAAGTTTCCAGAATGCCTTATTTTGTTATTCTGAATTCCACATAGTATTGTTTGTCCACTTACTACATTGTTTCTCATAGTAGAGAAGTGAGAAGAAAACAGTTTGGtgatatctgttctcatttcctACTTTTATCTTAAAAGTATCTGCTCGGGATTGAGCAGATAAGACACAAATCAAACTTCTCTAAGCAGATTTTTTAAGGGATCAAGTCAGGACTTACTTTGTGTATCAGGTTCTTAATGAAAGGTTCATTGTGATTACTCTTTGTTCCAGTGTCTGCATCTTGATTTGGTGCTTGTTAGCAAACTCTGAAAATAAGTTCACTCTGAGACATGTTCCAGTGTTAAGGTCAAATGGCCCCATAAAGCTCCATTGTTCCTAATAATGATTTTGGAATGATAATTCAAGACAAAGACAGCTTTAAATCTCCAGAAACAATCTGAAGTAAAacgtaattttatttctttacaagtTTAAAGTGTCAAACCCTGGAAGCTTACATCCTAAGTTTACTACATATAATGAACATAAAAACTATTAATTCAAATAATCACAGACAGTGATAATCCTTTCTGTAACTACCATATCACAAAACAATATTTTGGATTCTTGGGttaaattttactgtatttgaATACATGAGCTTTACATAAAATTTGTAATGAAGGAAGTAAAAAGAATATAGCCCTACCTCCTGTGTTAAAAAGCAAACTATGACCACttatgaaaaagcaaagaatcCGGAAACCCATACACAACATAAAaaacaacatcttttttttttccataacataattctttatatttcagATTCTGCATTGCTTCGTTTGCCCTAAAGGCATTTTTCTGTTCTGAGGGAACCTTTCAGTGAAAATACCCGAGTTCTATAACAAAGTAATCAAGCATCATGGACGAATATCATTATACTTAAAAGGGGAAGAAATGTATCATAATCATGTTTTACTGGGTGTGTTTTACCTTGCCATAAAATGAATGGTTATTGCCTATTACTCAAATTTTACCATATGTCTGGGTACACAGTTTTACTGCTTTTCTTTCTGCATTGCccttatgctttttattttgtattcttaacCAAATTCTGTCTTGTGTTtgttggattttctctttttaacatcAATCTCTTTCTCAGGTTGCTcgattatttttataacttagaAATCctatagtattttaaaagttgagtAGGGTTCAAGTTCAGCGTTATGGGTGAGGGTAAGTTTAGTACCATTAACAAGAAAGATCACCATCTCCATCTTCTATTTATATTTGAGGAGTAAGCTATACCTATATCATTAACCATGGTTTATCTTGGGAGAAAGGAGATATTAAGAGGAACACATTTCTGCTTATAGAAAAATAACTGTCCCACATTCTGGAAGTGAAGAGAGggcatttttaaagtacttttccCCCCCATATCAGACTATTGAAAGTCATTGGAAAGCTGCTAAAATTCTCAGAAACTGAAGACTCATTCAGGTAGCTTTAAAAAGTTCACTGAAGCAGGCTTTAGTATAAGTTGGAATTTATTTAAACTTAGCCAGAACCAGCCATGGGTTGAAATTAGTCCAGAATTGGAATCAGgtgctgtttctttttctttgacctTCAGTCATGAACATGATGATATGGACTTTTCATCAagtaaattaacatttattaagtaaatgAAGATAACTAAAATTTATCATTAATGTGTTAAAAATCTCAAGTGAAAGTAGATTTTGAGCTTTGGTTATGTGAAATACAATTTGGTAGGTAAAATTAGGACTAGCAGGTCCAGGATGAAACTGAAGGTAGAGGGGCTCAGCTTTGACAGAACCTCTACTCCAGGCTCCAGCCGGTCCACTACAGGGCTGGTCCTAGGGGGTACCCAGTGAAACCATTGTGAACAAATGACAGAATAGCCGGGCTATCTAATCACTTTGACAGCAACATCTTTAAACAATTAAATTGTTTGGGAAGCCAGGTTCTAATTCTGAAACATAATTATCTATTCTAACATGGTTCTCTACTTACCACATTGCACATTTGGAAAGTGTagattgtgaaatatttttgtaattcctAATGGTAATAATTGTATTACAGTTTGTAAAGTCAGCAATATTGATAAGCAGCAGTACAAGTAAATACAATAATCacaatttgttttgctttgaaacTTAAATCTATTTAACACCTTCCCCTGTCTCTTGATCTTCATGTTCCCAGGGGATAGGGTCATTGTCCTGTACAGAAGGGACTGTGTCCCTCTCATGCCAAAACTGCTCTACATCAGGAAGGACGGGAATCTCTGCCTTCTCAGTTTTCCCTTTGCCAGAGGAAGGAGAGCTGGGTTTCTCTTTTTCTGGTATGGATGCTGGGGATTCTGGAGATGGAACCTTGTCAGGAAGACCCTCTGAGTTGCCAGCTGGTATGTCCTGCGACTCTGAGATAGCTGGAGGTTTTTTGGTTATCATCCATTTCCATACACCTTTCAAGCCTTCCCTGAACTCCTCTGACATCACAAGAAAAATAAGAGGATTTGCTGAAGAGATGGAAAACATCAGGACTTGAGACAGGGCTATGAACCCTTGTGGTGGGGCCGGGCCTGCAGCCTTCAGATGCCATACCCACAGCCAAGCTACCCACTCGGGGAGCCACAGGAGAGCAGAGGTGATGGCGATGCTCAGCAGCATCACTGTGACTTGCTTTGAGCGTATCTGGTTTCTAAGATTTTGAGTCTTAGTTCCTCGTTTTTTACATTGGTCATAAGCTCTCCAGAAATAAAAGCTTGCAAAAAGTAATGGAAGGCCAAATGCCAGGAGTGGGTAGAGCTTACCAAACATTGACATAAACTCTTCAGCCACAGCTGGTACATCCACGAGGCACATTTCCACACCTTCATGATGCCTGATGGTGCTAAAGAACCATTCTGGCAGGGGTAACAGGCTGGCCACAGTCCAGATGGCCACCAGCACGGACCAGATGGTGTAGTTATGGATACTCACTTGCTTGGCCGGGTCACTTGCATACATGAAGCATATTTTGGCCACCACAACGATTGTCAGGCTCTTGGCTGCCATGCATGTGTGGATAAACCAGTCAGAGGACTTGCAGACAAACCAGCCTAGATCCCAAACACTTCTGGAGTATGCTGTAGCTCGGACAGGTGCAGaaaacagcaggagagagagatcaGCCAGGCTGAGATTCAGAATCAGGGAGTGGATCATGGATGGCTTTCCTTTCCAAGCATTGTGAAGGAGGATGCCAATCACACACAGGTTTCCCACGAAGCCCACCAGGCAGACAGCCACCAAGAGAGCCGGGATGATGGTTCTCCAGTCCTGGGAATCAGAGGGCATGTACCCTCCGGCAAAGTGGAGATGAGCAAAGGACACATTCATGCTGCTGGAGTTAGAGTCTGCAAAGGCAGCTGCCAGCATCACTCTTCACAGCTTCTTACAGAAGTTAGCTTCTTATTTAGGTTTGTCTTCCTGCCTGGGCTCTTTTGCATAGGA
This DNA window, taken from Macaca fascicularis isolate 582-1 chromosome 6, T2T-MFA8v1.1, encodes the following:
- the GPR151 gene encoding G-protein coupled receptor 151, coding for MLAAAFADSNSSSMNVSFAHLHFAGGYMPSDSQDWRTIIPALLVAVCLVGFVGNLCVIGILLHNAWKGKPSMIHSLILNLSLADLSLLLFSAPVRATAYSRSVWDLGWFVCKSSDWFIHTCMAAKSLTIVVVAKICFMYASDPAKQVSIHNYTIWSVLVAIWTVASLLPLPEWFFSTIRHHEGVEMCLVDVPAVAEEFMSMFGKLYPLLAFGLPLLFASFYFWRAYDQCKKRGTKTQNLRNQIRSKQVTVMLLSIAITSALLWLPEWVAWLWVWHLKAAGPAPPQGFIALSQVLMFSISSANPLIFLVMSEEFREGLKGVWKWMITKKPPAISESQDIPAGNSEGLPDKVPSPESPASIPEKEKPSSPSSGKGKTEKAEIPVLPDVEQFWHERDTVPSVQDNDPIPWEHEDQETGEGVK